Proteins encoded by one window of Salmonirosea aquatica:
- a CDS encoding c-type cytochrome, with amino-acid sequence MALKKLTLLASSLAFAACVGISCSSKEDKAQYDKFYGSGRAEREETAGGGSFTPRKDNDETFADNELKVNPDSINSLSVTENADSEQGTSTALTEGKPETAGKTIAEVSEKEEASAKKTDEAPKQKPVPADIAALLNKNTCSACHKPYDRLVGPAYSEVAKKKYSIAQIVELVYKPQPEHWPGYPPMAPMTQVPREEVEKLGRWINSL; translated from the coding sequence ATGGCACTCAAAAAACTAACCCTACTTGCTTCGTCGCTGGCCTTTGCCGCCTGTGTTGGTATAAGTTGCTCTTCCAAAGAAGATAAGGCCCAGTATGATAAATTTTACGGCAGTGGCCGCGCTGAGCGCGAGGAAACCGCCGGAGGTGGAAGTTTTACTCCCCGTAAGGACAATGACGAAACATTTGCAGACAATGAATTGAAAGTGAATCCTGACTCGATCAACTCGCTTTCGGTAACTGAAAATGCGGATTCGGAGCAAGGTACCAGTACCGCGCTGACCGAAGGGAAGCCCGAAACTGCCGGCAAAACCATAGCGGAAGTTTCGGAGAAAGAGGAAGCATCCGCTAAGAAAACTGACGAGGCGCCTAAGCAAAAACCTGTTCCGGCGGATATTGCGGCTCTGCTCAATAAAAATACCTGCTCAGCCTGCCACAAACCCTATGACCGACTGGTAGGCCCGGCTTATTCAGAAGTTGCTAAGAAAAAATATTCCATTGCTCAAATCGTGGAATTAGTGTACAAACCTCAGCCCGAGCATTGGCCGGGGTACCCACCTATGGCTCCCATGACCCAAGTACCCAGAGAAGAAGTAGAGAAGTTGGGAAGATGGATTAACTCCCTATAA
- the rpmG gene encoding 50S ribosomal protein L33: MAKKGNRVQVILECTEQKGSGVPGMSRYVTTKNRKNTPTRIELKKFNSYLRRYTVHKEIK, encoded by the coding sequence ATGGCTAAGAAAGGTAACAGAGTTCAGGTTATATTGGAATGCACCGAACAAAAAGGATCGGGCGTACCGGGTATGTCACGCTACGTCACGACTAAGAATCGCAAGAATACGCCGACGCGTATAGAATTGAAGAAATTTAATTCGTACCTGCGTCGTTATACGGTTCATAAAGAGATTAAATAA
- a CDS encoding DUF4295 domain-containing protein, with translation MAKKVVATLKKEGGRTFAKVIKAVKSPKTGAYTFKEEMVPTDTVQDVLKR, from the coding sequence ATGGCTAAGAAAGTAGTTGCAACCCTGAAAAAAGAAGGAGGCAGGACCTTCGCCAAAGTGATCAAGGCGGTGAAATCGCCCAAAACCGGTGCCTACACTTTTAAAGAGGAAATGGTACCTACTGATACCGTTCAGGACGTATTAAAACGATAA
- the ftsY gene encoding signal recognition particle-docking protein FtsY, which produces MGIFGFFSKEKKETLDKGLEKSKDSIFGKLSRALVGKDTVDEEVLDELEEILITSDVGVGTTVKIIRRIEARVAQDKYTSTNELDRILREEVAGLLSEGSVVGVTDSFETEHLPKPYVIMVVGVNGVGKTTTIGKLAHQFQQRGRKVVLGAADTFRAAAVTQLKLWGERVGVPVIEHGMNTDPSAVAFDALKKGVEIGADVIIIDTAGRLHTKVNLMNELGKIKRVMQKVLPDAPHEVMLVLDGSTGQNAVIQAREFTKATEVTSLAVTKLDGTAKGGVVIGISDEFQIPVKYIGVGEKMDDLQVFDREEFVDSLFKK; this is translated from the coding sequence ATGGGCATATTTGGTTTTTTTTCCAAAGAGAAAAAGGAAACACTCGATAAGGGACTTGAAAAGTCCAAGGATAGCATCTTCGGTAAACTTTCGCGGGCTTTGGTGGGCAAAGACACCGTGGACGAAGAGGTACTCGACGAGCTGGAGGAAATCCTGATTACCTCGGATGTAGGGGTAGGTACCACCGTCAAGATCATCCGCCGCATCGAGGCCCGCGTGGCGCAGGACAAGTACACCTCGACCAACGAACTCGACCGCATCCTGCGCGAAGAAGTGGCGGGCTTGCTTTCCGAAGGATCTGTTGTGGGCGTTACGGATAGCTTTGAAACGGAACATCTGCCCAAACCTTATGTTATTATGGTCGTAGGGGTCAATGGGGTAGGTAAAACCACCACCATTGGCAAACTGGCGCATCAGTTTCAGCAGCGGGGCCGCAAGGTAGTATTGGGAGCGGCCGACACGTTCCGGGCCGCCGCCGTGACCCAACTCAAACTCTGGGGCGAACGCGTAGGGGTACCCGTGATCGAGCACGGTATGAACACCGATCCCTCGGCCGTAGCCTTCGACGCGCTGAAAAAAGGCGTAGAGATTGGCGCGGATGTCATCATTATCGACACAGCTGGACGTCTGCATACCAAAGTCAATCTGATGAACGAGTTGGGCAAAATCAAGCGCGTGATGCAGAAGGTACTCCCCGACGCTCCGCACGAAGTGATGCTGGTTCTGGACGGCAGTACCGGGCAGAATGCCGTCATTCAGGCTCGCGAATTCACAAAAGCTACTGAGGTAACATCATTGGCCGTCACCAAACTCGACGGCACGGCCAAGGGCGGCGTGGTGATCGGTATTTCCGACGAGTTCCAAATCCCCGTGAAGTATATCGGCGTGGGCGAAAAAATGGATGATTTGCAAGTCTTCGACCGCGAGGAGTTCGTGGATTCGCTATTTAAGAAGTAG